A genomic segment from Cyprinus carpio isolate SPL01 chromosome A4, ASM1834038v1, whole genome shotgun sequence encodes:
- the LOC122140445 gene encoding gastrula zinc finger protein XlCGF57.1-like — MAPKEESQDLNENKEKNLRDEKHHDFITEEKSFSCSQSKTISMRKKAQKTGSRKYTCFQCGKSFTYHGNLYVHMRIHTGEKPFTCQQCGKGFTQNESLKVHMSVHTGEKPFTCQRCGKGYTQNESLKVHMRSHTGEKPFPCQQCGKSFIRKEYLKVHARVHTEEKPYICPQCGKGFSHRAAMYPHMRTHTGEKPFTCQQCGQSFTEKGNLQVHMRIQTGEKPFICQQCGQRFTQKHYLTSHMRIHTGERPFTCQQCGKGFSQKSHIKSHMSIHTGESPFTCHQCGKSFTQNGSLKVHIKIHNGENFFTCQQCGKIFFRKSCLKSHMRVHTEEKPYTCTQCGKNFKHSAAINRHMRIHTGEKPHTCQQCGKCFIDKGSLKVHMRIHTGEKPFTCTQCGKSFSQKEHLKSHMRIHTGEKPYTCPSPTTV, encoded by the coding sequence ATGGCACCGAAAGAAGAGAGTCAAGACCTGAatgaaaacaaagagaaaaatctgAGGGATGAGAAGCATCATGATTTCATAACTGAAGAAAAATCTTTCAGTTGCTCACAGTCTAAAACGATTTCCATGCGAAAAAAAGCTCAGAAAACAGGATCTAGAAAGTACACCTgctttcagtgtggaaagagttttacttaTCATGGAAACCTTTATGTccatatgagaattcacactggagaaaagcctttcacctgccaacagtgtgggaaAGGTTTTACTCAAAATGAaagccttaaagtccacatgagcgttcacactggagagaagcctttcacctgccaacgaTGTGGGAAAGGTTATACTCAAAATGAaagccttaaagtccacatgaggagtcatactggagagaagcctttcccctgccaacagtgtggaaaaagtttcattcGAAAAGAATACCTTAAAGTACATGCAAGAGTTCACACTGAAGAGAAGCCTTACATATGCCCTCAGTGTGGTAAGGGTTTTTCACATAGAGCAGCAATGTATCctcacatgagaactcacactggagagaagcctttcacatgCCAACAATGTGGACAAAGTTTCACTGAAAAAGGAAACCTTCAGGTTCACATGAGAATTCAaactggagaaaagcctttcatATGCCAGCAATGTGGACAACGTTTCACTCAAAAGCACTACCTTACAtcccacatgagaattcacactggagagagacctttcacctgccaacaatgtggaaaaggTTTCTCTCAAAAGAGCCACATTAAATCCCACATGagcattcacactggagagagcccTTTCACCTGCCAccaatgtgggaagagtttcactcaaAATGGAAGTCTTAAAGTACACATAAAAATTCACAATGGAGAGAACTTTTTTacatgccaacagtgtggaaaaattTTCTTTCGAAAATCTTGTCTTAAAAGCcatatgagagttcacactgaaGAAAAACCTTACACCTGCACTCAATGTggaaaaaattttaaacatagTGCAGCAATTAATCGCCACATGCgtattcacactggagagaagcctcacacctgccaacagtgtggaaagtgtttcattGATAAAGGaagccttaaagtccacatgagaattcacactggagagaagcctttcacatgcacccagtgtggaaaaagtttctctCAAAAGGAACACCTTAAATCccacatgagaatccacactggagaaaagccataCACCTGCCCTTCTCCGACGACTGTTTGA